The genomic interval TTGCAGGAAgtcgccccccctccccccgcagaTTCCTTGTGAAATTTAAGTCAGATGTATTAAGGAAGCTGGAAATGAGGTGCACTTCCTGGGCTCAGATGTGCCAGGCTAGGCACATGACCCTTGCCTTACTGGGCATGGACATGTCCCAGAAGGAGACTTGAATAAAGAGGAGAGGTTCTTGATTCAGGCAACTTCTAGGTTGGAAGATGAAGCGTTAAGAGTAACCCATTTCCTAGAAGAGGGATAGGAAAGACCAAGAAAGTAGCCAGGAGTGAAGCTAGAACGTTGTGACGCATAGGTAAGGACAGGTACAAGAGAACCTGATGCAGGTGGACTTCGGAGATGTGTTGAGGACCATGGAAAGAGCCCTATCCTCAGGAGATACCCTGAGGAACCTGTGTGGACTGACCCCCTGGAGGGAAGCTGCTAACACTGCCACAGCCAAGAGTCTGGATAGAGATTTAGCAACTGTAGAGGACAATACAGGTCCCCTGACTGGTTGGCTTAGCCTCTCCATTCTCTGGGCAGCTCTGCCTACCAGAGGGGCTCCAAACTTCCTCCCTGGGGAAGgggatgagacaggaggatttggAAGATGCTCAAGAGGGTGGAACTGGGACCACTGAATACAAGCTGAGATTAGACTCTGAACTAAACATTTGGAAATTTATGGTCAAATAAAACCAACGCTTGAACATAAAAACAGACTCTGGTGTGGTGGCTTTTAATGCCACATGCTTTTAATGCCAGCAGgggtctccatgagttcaaggccaacctggtataaATAGTCCCAGAATAGCCAGAactagagaccctgtctgaaaacaaacaaaacacacacacacacacacacacacacacacacacacacacacacacacaagcagaaagGCATAGATAGTTCcgggagctaaagagatggctcagcagttaagagcactgactgctcttccgaaggtcatgagttcaaatcccagcaaccacatggtggctcacaaccatccgtaatgagatctgatgtcctcttctggggtgtctgaagacagcaacagtgtacttacatataataaataaataatttaaaaaaaaagaaaaagaaaggcatagTTCCTGtcacatgtatacattttattttttttatataaaaggcaACAGTACATTGTTGATTGGAGGATTAAAGGAAGGGAAACCCTTTTAAAAAGTGGAGTTTCCCACCCCTATCCCTAAGactgtaacatatatgtatgtatatatttatatattaaaaaacaaattatgaaacTTATGACCTGGACTTCAGCCCCTCCCAATGTCTATCTTCTAACAGAAACATATTacacagcccccagttgaggaTCATAGCTCCAGATGTGAGCCACACCCttcttatcccatccccctccccaagCCTAGAAGTCCATTTCGGAAAaaacagtatacacacacatacttagaaACACGCTTCTGGGTCCACCTCCACACAGGAGTCCCTGAAGCATGCACACCCTGGCACTTTCCTGATtcactttctcccttcccctgggCTCCCATGAGCTGCTACAGTTTGTTTTGAAAACTTGGTCCCCTGCCCTTGCATTCAGCCTGGAAAACAACATACttacacatgttctctctctctctctctctctctctctctctctctctctctctctctctctctctctctctctctctctctctctctctctctccatcctcttccttttGGGAAACAAAGTAAACTTACTTGCTATCCTACCTTGGTTTAAAGGTGGGAACCAAATGCCCTAATGGGCAGAGTTAAGTAGAAATTCTGGAGGGGCCATCCAGCAGGGGTGGATACAGGGAGTGTGTTTTTTTAGCCTGACAGAGGCATCACAAGGGGCTTTCAGAGACTGGTCCCCACACAGTCAGTGGACACTCAAGAGAGTGAACAGTGGGGGGGGGGCTGCTGCCCACTCAGATCTGCTCCTTGTGCTTCACATGGGCCAGCTTCACATTCTCTGCCTCCGTGGAGGGTGGGGGCTGCTCCAGGTGGCAACCAATCATGAGCTGGTACACGAAGACACCACCAATGGAACCCAAGAGTGGAGAGACGATGGGTACCCACCACCAGTGCCGGCCAGTCCTGGAGGGAGAACACTGGTAATCAGAGACAGGtctgcaggaggagggagggtgagCTGAGGTAAGCTGAGTAGGGGCTATACTCACGTAAAGACTTCTGAGCCCCAGCCAGCCAGGGCGGTGAAAAGGCGAGGTCCAAAGTCACGAGCAGGGTTGACGGCATAGCCAGAGTTGAAGCCCATGGAGGTTCCGATGACCAGGACCACAAGGCCCACAGTGAAAGCCTCCAGGCCACGGGGCACAGGGTTGTTATAAGGGTCAACAATggccagcacacacacaataaggGCGGCTGTGCCTATGAACTGGGAACGTGGAGAAGAACACACAATGAGGGTCTGCTCCTTCTCCCACGCTCTAGTCCCTGCCCTTCCTCTGCCTTGCCCTGATCCTAGGATGCTCGCACAAACAAAAGCTCAGCGGGAAGCTCCACGCTTTATAAAAGACCTGCCACCATGTTCTGAGGTTGGGGTTCCCAGGAACTGAGAGAAATCCTGCTAAGATCAAGGACTGTTGCCCAAAACAAAGCTGTTCTTCCCTCTGCATTTACTTCACATGTCCCCAGCCATACCTGATCAAAGAAGCCATTGACCATGTCCAAGTGTCCAGAGGGATAGGTGGCAAAGATTCCAGCTGTGCCATTGGGGCCGGAGACGATAAGCTCATTGTTGGCAAAGGCCCAGATTGCATCTGGTGACAGATTAGAGCCATTTTGAGTGATGGCTGAGCCTCTCCTCTCAGAGctgccctccccaccctgccAGGGGTCATGGGTAAGCATATTACTGTAGAGGTACAAGGGGCGGGGCAGGGAGAGGTGGAGGACCTGAGATTCTGTTGTTGCCCAACTTGTTTCTTTCCCCTAGAGCCCCCTATCTGGGCCTGAGTGTTCGTGAATGAGTCATGAGCCCTGGGCCTGGGCAGGCCCCAGTTGTCATCAATGGGCTTGGTGCCAACAAGTACTTAAAAGAGGGAAAGTGcctggagaagggaggggaggatggggaaTGCTTACCATAGTATAGCCCAAAAACAATCCCAGCGCCCAAGAAGGCCCCCAGCGTCTGTGCCAGTGCGTAGATGGGCAGCTTGATCCAGGGCTCTCGGGCCAGGAAGCACATTGCAAAGGTTACAGCGGGGTTCAAGTGGGCTCCTGTGGAGAGGAGATAGCATCTATTAACTACAGCTTGCCACCTTGGGCAGGCTGGGGCTCCCGTGTGCTCTTCCTTTCTGGGGTATAGGTAGGTTTCCTTGGCCAGGATGGCAGTTGGACTATGTCACAGACTGATCTTTGATTCCAAGGTGAGAGTCTCCAAGGTTCTGTCAAGTCTCTTCCACCCTTGCCTCCAAAGGACCCAAAGCTGAGGCGCTGTTAGTGCATGCACTTGGGGGTGTCCCCTCCTTCTCTGCTCTCTAGCCAGATACTATGTTGGAAATGCTGCTGGCGAGGGCTGAGAACTGAGGCTGGGGTGGAGGCCTTACCAGACACTTGGCCAGCCACCAAGATGGCAAGGGTGACGGCGAAGCCAAAAGCCAAGTTGATGGTGAGGAAGCCACCGTGGGTTCCTCGGCTGAGCACCACTTGAGCCACagagccacagccaaacatctgtcagaaaacaaagcaaagtgaaGTCCCATTGAGATCCGACATGCCTGACACCACAGATAAGACTAAATAAAGGTCCTTCCTAGAGTATAACCTAAATCCCTCCTACTGCAAATTAAGTCCCAGAAAAAGGAGACATGCAAAGCACTATGGGAGGGACTGGTAATGGGTACATGACTGGAAACCGGGATGGTTAAGTGACATCCATTGGCTTCTCTTGAATCCCAGAAGGGCACCAGAGAGAGTTATCACCATAGCAGGTTCTGCTTGTCCTCCAGATCTGGCACACAGAAGTAGGAAATACCCCATCATCCCAGCCTCTTCCAAAGCTGAGGTCATagtggaggaggtggggaacACACAGAGGTAGGAAATACCCCATCATCCCAGACTCTTCCAAAACGGAGATCAtagtggaggaggtggggagatgggagagagatcAAAAAAGTGGTTGGATCTACTCCTGCATCTATAAATGTCCACTCATCTGGTCTTCACGTGTTCCTCGTCCACACCTTCCCTGTTCACATCTGTCCCTGTCAGCACCTCCCCAGGAcaatcttcctcttccttctccagccCGCTGCCTCCAGGATTCCCACTCAGATCTGTAGAGTCCTAAATACAAAGTTTTAAGCAACTCTTCCCTCTAGGTCCGATGAGATCTGTTCTAACCCTTCTGTCTGGGAGAGAGGGACTAAAAGATGCCTCAAGATCAGCGTGTACAGAACATATGTTCAAGTGTGAAAAGACTCTCccgtcaggcagtggtggctcacacctttaatcccagcacttgggaggcagaggcaggcaagtttctgagttcgaggccagcctggtctacagagtgagttccaggacagccaagggctag from Mastomys coucha isolate ucsf_1 unplaced genomic scaffold, UCSF_Mcou_1 pScaffold18, whole genome shotgun sequence carries:
- the Aqp3 gene encoding aquaporin-3 isoform X1 — protein: MGRQKELMNRCGEMLHIRYRLLRQALAECLGTLILVMFGCGSVAQVVLSRGTHGGFLTINLAFGFAVTLAILVAGQVSGAHLNPAVTFAMCFLAREPWIKLPIYALAQTLGAFLGAGIVFGLYYDAIWAFANNELIVSGPNGTAGIFATYPSGHLDMVNGFFDQFIGTAALIVCVLAIVDPYNNPVPRGLEAFTVGLVVLVIGTSMGFNSGYAVNPARDFGPRLFTALAGWGSEVFTTGRHWWWVPIVSPLLGSIGGVFVYQLMIGCHLEQPPPSTEAENVKLAHVKHKEQI
- the Aqp3 gene encoding aquaporin-3 isoform X2, whose product is MGRQKELMNRCGEMLHIRYRLLRQALAECLGTLILVMFGCGSVAQVVLSRGTHGGFLTINLAFGFAVTLAILVAGQVSGAHLNPAVTFAMCFLAREPWIKLPIYALAQTLGAFLGAGIVFGLYYDAIWAFANNELIVSGPNGTAGIFATYPSGHLDMVNGFFDQDWPALVVGTHRLSTLGFHWWCLRVPAHDWLPPGAAPTLHGGRECEAGPCEAQGADLSGQQPPPHCSLS